A window from Capricornis sumatraensis isolate serow.1 chromosome 5, serow.2, whole genome shotgun sequence encodes these proteins:
- the LOC138079966 gene encoding olfactory receptor 2A14-like — MGGNQTRITEVTLLGFQVDSALEFLLFGLFSLFYTLTLLGNAVILGLIYFDSRLHTPMYFFLSHLAIIDMSYASNNVPKMLANLVSQKRTISFVPCIMQTFLCLAFAASECLILVVMSYDRYVAICHPLRYTFIMSWRVCTVLASASWAFSFFWDLVHLVLILKLPFCGPHEINHFFCEILSVLKLACADTWLNQVIIVASCVCILVGPLCLVLGSYARILDAILRIQSAEGRRKAFSTCSSHLCVVGLFFGTAIVLYMTPRSSHSQEQRKILSLFYSLFNPMLNPIIYSLRNTEVKGALRKILGKKRSV, encoded by the coding sequence ATGGGAGGCAACCAGACACGGATCACAGAAGTCACCCTCCTGGGATTCCAGGTCGATTCAGCACTGGAGTTTCTCCTCTTTggacttttctctctcttctacaCCCTCACCCTTCTGGGGAATGCAGTCATCCTGGGGCTTATCTACTTCGACTCAAGActgcacacccccatgtacttcttcctctcacACTTGGCCATCATCGACATGTCCTATGCCTCCAACAATGTCCCCAAGATGCTGGCAAATCTTGTGAGTCAGAAAAGAACCATCTCCTTTGTTCCTTGCATTATGCAGacatttttgtgtctggcttttgcTGCTTCAGAGTGCCTGATTTTGGTGGTGATGTCCTATGACAGGtatgtggccatctgccaccccCTCCGTTACACTTTCATCATGAGCTGGAGAGTGTGCACTGTCCTGGCCAGCGCTTCCTGGGCATTTAGCTTTTTCTGGGATCTTGTCCACTTAGTTCTCATCCTGAAGCTGCCCTTCTGTGGGCCTCATGAAATCAACCACTTCTTTTGTGAAATCCTGTCTGTCCTCAAGTTGGCTTGTGCAGATACTTGGCTGAACCAAGTCATCATCGTTGCATCCTGTGTTTGCATTTTAGTCGGGCCCCTCTGTCTGGTGCTGGGCTCCTACGCGCGCATCCTGGACGCCATCCTGAGGATCCAGTCCGCTGAGGGCCGCAGgaaggccttctccacctgctcctcccacctctgCGTGGTCGGGCTCTTCTTTGGCACTGCCATTGTCTTGTACATGACCCCCAGATCCAGCCATTCTCAGGAACAAAGGAAGATTCTGTCGCTGTTTTACAGCCTTTTCAACCCTATGCTGAATCCCATAATCTACAGTTTGAGAAACACAGAGGTGAAGGGTGCCCTGAGGAAAATTCTAGGGAAGAAGAGGTCAGTGTGA
- the LOC138079968 gene encoding olfactory receptor 2A12: protein MGSNQTWISEVILLGFQVDPELEVFLFGLFLLFYSLTLLGNVVILGLICLDPRLHTPMYFFLSHLAIADMAYASSTVPKMLANLIMQKKTISFAPCILQTFLYLAFAVTECLILVVMSYDRYVAICHPLYYSVIMSWRVCIVLAATCWIFSFLLALVHISLILRLPFCGPQKINHFFCQIISVFRLACADTRLNQIVLSLGSVFVLVGPLCLVLGSYARILAAVLRIQSAEGRRKAFSTCSSHLCVVGLFFGTAILMYLAPKSSHSQEQRKILSLFYSLFNPMLNPLIYSLRNAEVKGALRRFLEKRSL, encoded by the coding sequence ATGGGAAGCAATCAGACATGGATCTCAGAAGTCATCCTGCTGGGATTCCAAGTTGACCCAGAACTTGAAGTTTTCCTCTTTGGCCTCTTCTTGTTATTCTACAGCCTCACGCTGCTGGGGAACGTGGTCATCCTGGGGCTCATCTGCCTGGACCCCAGActgcacacccccatgtacttcttcctgtcACACCTGGCCATCGCCGACATGGCCTATGCCTCAAGCACTGTCCCTAAGATGCTGGCGAATCTTATAATGCAGAAGAAAACCATCTCTTTTGCTCCATGCATACTTCAGACGTTTCTGTATTTGGCATTTGCCGTCACAGAGTGTCTGATTCTGGTGGTGATGTCCTACGATCGGTACGTGGCCATCTGCCACCCCCTGTACTACTCGGTCATCATGAGCTGGAGAGTGTGCATAGTCCTGGCTGCCACGTGCTGGATTTTCAGCTTCCTCTTGGCTCTGGTCCatatttctctcattctgaggctACCCTTCTGTGGGCCACAAAAAATAAACCACTTTTTCTGTCAGATCATATCAGTATTCAGATTGGCCTGTGCCGACACCAGGCTCAACCAAATCGTCCTCTCTCTCGGCTCGGTGTTTGTCTTAGTCGGGCCCCTCTGCCTGGTGCTGGGCTCCTACGCGCGCATCCTGGCCGCCGTCCTGAGGATCCAGTCCGCTGAGGGCCGCAGgaaggccttctccacctgctcctcccacctctgCGTGGTCGGGCTCTTCTTCGGCACTGCCATCCTGATGTACTTGGCGCCCAAGTCCAGCCATTCTCAGGAACAAAGGAAGATTCTGTCGCTGTTTTACAGCCTTTTCAACCCTATGCTAAATCCTTTAATCTACAGTTTGAGGAATGCAGAGGTGAAGGGTGCCCTGAGGAGATTTCTGGAGAAGAGATCGTTGTGA